The Armatimonadota bacterium genomic sequence ACAGATTCCCCGTGGCGGCCGGATGCAGCGGCCAAATCTGCCACAGCACAGGTGGATGTCCTTATGTCGTTGCGCAAGGCGCTGCGTGGCCTGCTCGTTGCGGTTCCTGTGATCATTGCATCCCCGGTCCTCGTCCTGGCCATCCAGGGAGGGATGTTCCTCCCGGTGGGCATGTTCGTCGCCATCTACTCGCCGTGGACGCCGTTCGTGCTGTTTCCCCAGACGAGGTGGCTTGTGACGCACACCATCTGGATGCCCCGCGACCTGCGCCTGATGCTCATGGATGCCGGGTGGGCGCTGATCGCGGCCGGTCTCGTGGTGTTCATCGGATCGTACGCCTACTTCTACGCCATCCGAAACCGGGCCGGCCTGGTGACCTCGGGACCCTACGCGGTGGTGCGGCATCCTCAGTACCTTGGGATATTCATGGGATTGACCGGATTCACGCTGCTGGGCGCACGCCCAATAGCGGTGATGGCGTGGGTGACCGCGGTCTGCACGTACATTGCCCTGATGATCTACGAGGAGGGGGAGAACGACCGCCGCTTCGGCGATGCCTACCGCGCCTACCGTGAGCGGGTCCCCTTCATCATACCCTTCTTCCCGAAGGCCCTGACGCGCCCGTGGGCCAGGATCGCGGCCATGTCGCGGCCTGCCCAGTACGCCTCGGTGGCCGCCCTGTACGTGGCGCTGGTGGCCGCGGCGATCGCGCTGATGCGCGACCGGGCCTTCCCCACCTAGCGCCCGGGCGGTCTCGACAGGCCGAACAGGCTCTCGTCGCTGTTGACAAGGACCTCGACCAGGCCATCGCCGTCGAGGTCCTCGGCCGTCACGCCCATGTAGGCCAGGCGGCCTTCGAGCCGGTGCTCCCACTTGAGGTCGCCGCGCGGCCCAAGCAGGTACACGAACCCGTTGTGGCTGCCGGCGAAGATCTCGAGCTGGCCGTCGCGGTCGAAATCGCCGGCGGCCACCGAGCCGCTTATGTGCCCGCGGCGCTGGAACTGCCAGAGCGTGCGCCCGGCAGGCGAGAGACAGAGCACCGAGCCATCTTGCACGCCTGCGACGATCTCCTTCGTCCCGTCGCGGTCCAGGTCTGCGACCGTCAGCCCGTTGTAGGCGGTGACCGGCCCTCTGGCGCGCACCGTCCAGCGCAGCCGGCCCTGCGGGGTCAGCGAGTGCACGGCCCCGGCCCAGTCGGCGGCGTAGATCTCGAGCGCGCCGTCCCCGTCGGCGTCGTCCACGGTGATGCCGTAGATGGAGCCACCAGTCTGATATGCCCAGCGCTGCCGGCCGTCGTGCCCCAGCGCATGTATCGCTCCGTTGCCGTGGTTGCCGATTATGACCTCTCGCCTGCCGTCGCGGTCGAGGTCCACGACGACCGGGGTGTTCATGTCGGCGGCCCCGCCCATGGTGAAGGTCCACCTGACACGCCCGTTGTCCGCGTCCAGGTTGTACACGTGTCCCTGGTTGTCGGCGAAGATGACCTCGAAGCGGCCGTCGCCGTCCAGGTCGGCCACGGCAGGGCTGGCGTAGCTGGTGTACGAGCGCGACCGGAAGGTCCATACCACCTGTCCCCGCGAGTCCAGGCGATGGAAGGTCGAGAAGCCGCCCGACTGATAGGGGGCGAAGAAGACCTCGGGTCGCCGGTCGCCGTCCACGTCCAAGACCGCGGGCGTCATCAGGACTATGCCGTTCAGTCCTCCCACCGAGAACTCCCACCGGCGCTTCGGAAACGGCCGCTCCAGCACGAGCAGCCGGATGCCCTCGCCGTAGATCAGCTCGACCTGCCCGTCGCCGTCAAGATCCGCAACAGCCGGGGGCGAGACCGAAGCCGGATGCGCGGTCGTCTCAAACGGCAGCCGCCACGCAACGTATGGCGTGGTCAACCCGCCGGGCCTGGGCGTGGCGTTGATGCGCTGGAGGTTGTATCCCCCAAATGCCCACAGCGCCGGGGCCTGCGCCCCCAGCGGAGAGCCGCCCGCCAGGAGGACGGCGAGGAGCGATGCCGCCACCGCCCAGGGAAGTCCGCGTGTCTTCGTCATGTCCTCGTTCCTCCGCATCGAGCCGTAACGCCCGGATCTTCTGCGCCGTGCGTCGGCGCACCGCATCAGTCTACACCATCGCCTGCGCCTCTTCCACACGCGCCTCTTGGTCCGGGGCCACGCTCCAGCGCGGCCTCGGCCAGCAGCACCGCCGCGTAGTCGTCGTAGGGCTCAGGTGGGGTCTGCAGGCCGCGAGGCACGAACCGCCGCCACCCACGCGGCGGATGCTCGGCGAAGTAGCGCGACCGGGCGCGCAGCGTCGTACCCTGCTCCTCGACCAACAGAACGCGCCTGGCCCCCGCGCGCGCGAGCGCCTCCATTACCTCCGCCGATGCGGTGCGGTTGCCCACGACCACCTCGGTTGCCGCGTACCGCTCCTGCCAGTCGCGTACTAGCGCGGGCAGGTCCTCGCGCGCGACCACGGCCCTGGCGTGCACGATCCCGGGCTCGCAGACGGCCACGCCGCACTTGTCCCTGCCCGGGTCAACGGCCAGCACCACACGCCGAGATGCGCTACTCACGGCGCCACCACAAACGCCACCCATACAAGCACGATGCTTGTGATGGGCGCGCCGTCCCGACGCGCCGGCAGGAAGCGCCATCCCGCGGCGGCCGCTGCTGCCGCGGCATCCATCTCGGGCCGTCCCGACGGCACCGCGACCTCTACGCGCCCAACCGTGCCGTCCTCGCGCACCAACAGACGCAGGCGCACCCGGGCGGCGAGCCGCTCGGCGCGCGCCTCGGCTGCGAGACCCGGGGCCTCCACGATGACGCGCCAGGCATCGGGATGCGCAGGCGGAGGCAGAG encodes the following:
- a CDS encoding isoprenylcysteine carboxylmethyltransferase family protein, encoding MQDFAPRWRPAAWMVQRSLSFAVWSRNPPPLPADLGEGGLPRESPKTDSPWRPDAAAKSATAQVDVLMSLRKALRGLLVAVPVIIASPVLVLAIQGGMFLPVGMFVAIYSPWTPFVLFPQTRWLVTHTIWMPRDLRLMLMDAGWALIAAGLVVFIGSYAYFYAIRNRAGLVTSGPYAVVRHPQYLGIFMGLTGFTLLGARPIAVMAWVTAVCTYIALMIYEEGENDRRFGDAYRAYRERVPFIIPFFPKALTRPWARIAAMSRPAQYASVAALYVALVAAAIALMRDRAFPT
- a CDS encoding PQQ-like beta-propeller repeat protein, encoding MRCADARRRRSGRYGSMRRNEDMTKTRGLPWAVAASLLAVLLAGGSPLGAQAPALWAFGGYNLQRINATPRPGGLTTPYVAWRLPFETTAHPASVSPPAVADLDGDGQVELIYGEGIRLLVLERPFPKRRWEFSVGGLNGIVLMTPAVLDVDGDRRPEVFFAPYQSGGFSTFHRLDSRGQVVWTFRSRSYTSYASPAVADLDGDGRFEVIFADNQGHVYNLDADNGRVRWTFTMGGAADMNTPVVVDLDRDGRREVIIGNHGNGAIHALGHDGRQRWAYQTGGSIYGITVDDADGDGALEIYAADWAGAVHSLTPQGRLRWTVRARGPVTAYNGLTVADLDRDGTKEIVAGVQDGSVLCLSPAGRTLWQFQRRGHISGSVAAGDFDRDGQLEIFAGSHNGFVYLLGPRGDLKWEHRLEGRLAYMGVTAEDLDGDGLVEVLVNSDESLFGLSRPPGR